A stretch of DNA from Streptomyces sp. NBC_01197:
CACTCGCCCACGCGGAGACCGTCGCCTCCCGCGAGCTCGCCAGCGCCATCGACAACCCGGTGGTGACCCACGACGGCCGGGTGGAGTCCAACGGCAACTTCCACGGCGCACCCGTCGCCGCTGTCCTCGACTTCCTCGCCATCTCCGCCGCCGACGTGGCCTCCGTCTCCGAGCGGCGCACCGACCGCTTCCTCGATGTGGCCCGTAACCACGGTCTGAACCCGTTCCTCGCCGACGACCCCGGCGTCGACTCCGGTCACATGATCGCGCAGTACACGCAGGCGGCGATCGTCTCCGAGCTCAAGCGGCTGGCCGCGCCCGCCTCGGTCGACTCCATCCCCTCCAGCGCCATGCAGGAGGACCATGTCTCGATGGGCTGGTCCGCCGCCCGCAAGCTGCGCCGCGCCGTCGACGGGCTCACCCGCGTCCTCGCCGTCGAGATCTACACCGCTGCCCGCGCGCTCGACCTGCGGGCCCCGCTGACCCCGGCGCCCGGGACGGGCGCGGTGCTCAGCGCACTGCGGGAGACGGTCGAGGGCCCCGGCCCCGACCGCTGGCTCGCTCCCGAGATCGAGGCGGCCGTGCGCTACGTCGCCGACGGAACCGCTGTGGCCGCAGCGGAGTCGGCGGTGGGCCGGCTCAGCTGACCGTCGTCGGCCGGTTTCCCGGCGGCGACACAGGGGAGGGCCGGCGCCCGGCGGTGCTCAAACGCCGCGGGCCGGCCCTTCCTCCATGCTCCGTGGTGCCTCCAGTACGCCGCCCACGCGGCGCGTCAACTCCCGGGCGGTGCGGGAGACATGGCCCGCGATCCGCTCCCGCTCCTCCGGGCCGACGGCGGCGCCCGGGAAGGTGACCGCGACGCCCGCGATCGGGTGAGCGCTGTGGTCGAGTACGGCGGCGGCGACGGAGGAGAAGCCGCGGGTGACCTCGCCCTCCTCTGTCGCGTAACCGCGACGCCGCACCTCGACCAGCAGGTTGCCGAGCGCCGAGAGCGAGTTCGGCCCGGTCTCGTTACGGGAGACGAACGCCGATGCGTCGGGGAAGAGCGCCCGCACCTGCGCCCGGGAGAGCCGCGCCAGGACGGCCCGGCCACTGGCGGTGAGGTGGGCCGGAAGCCGCACCCCCACATCGCTGACCAGCGGCGCCCGGCCCGGCGCGCGCTCCTCGATCACGTACAGCACCTCGCGTCCGTGCAGCAGCGCGAGGTGCGCGTTGTGCCCGGTGCGGTCGACGAGCTGCGCGAGCGGCAGCCGGGCCAGCCGCTCGAAGGGGGCCTGCCGGCTGTAGCCCGATGCGAGCTCGAAGGCGCTGACGCCCAGCCCGTAACGGCGCTCCTCCGGCAGGTGGATGACGAAGTCCTCGCGGGCGAGAGTGTCGAGCAGGTGGTACGTCGTGGACCGGGGAAGCCCGACATCGCGGCTGATCGCGGCGGCGGGCACCGGGCCGGCCTGACGTGCGAGATAGCGCAGGACAGCGAGCACCTGGGCGGCAGCGGGCACAGTGGACATGCCGCGAGCGTACGCGCGCCCCGCGCCCCCGACGTGGACACAACCGCCACAAGTCTCGAATCCCAGACAGTAGGTACTCCGCCGCCGTGGCGGGACGGCCTCCGCCTGGGGCTTCATGGACACATGGCACATGCGACCACCACCCTCGTCACCAACATCGGCAGCCTCGTGACGAACGACCCCTCGCTCGATGCCGGCCCCCTGGGGCTGCTCCGCGACGCCGCCGTCCTGATCGAGGGCACGGACATTGCCTGGGTCGGACCCGCCGGCACGGCGCCGGCGGCGGAACACCGCGTCGACGCACAGGGGCGCGCCGTGATCCCCGGCTTCGTCGACTCGCACAACCACCTGATCTTCGCGGGCGACCGCACCGAGGAGTTCAACGCCCGTATGTCGGGCCGCTCCTACAGCGCGGGCGGCATCCGCACCACCGTCGCCGCCACCCGCGAGGCGAGCGACGACGAGCTGGGTTCCAATCTCGCCCGCTACGTCGCCGAGGCGCTCCGGCAGGGAACGACCACGCTGGAGACGAAGTCCGGTTACGGCCTCACCCCCGAGCAGGAGGCCCGCGCGCTGCGGGTGGCGGGGGAGCACACGGACGAGGTGACGTATCTGGGTGCGCACATCGTCGCGCCCGAGTACGCCGACGACCCCGCCGGCTACGTCGATCTGGTCACCGGACCGATGCTGGATGCGTGCGCCCCGTACGCCCGCTGGATCGACGTCTTCTGCGAGAAGGGCGCCTTCGACGGTGACCAGGCCCGCGCGATCCTCACCGCCGGCGCGGCCAAGGGCCTCATCCCGCGGATGCATGCCAACCAGCTATCCCACGGGCCGGGCGTTCAGCTCGCGGTCGAGCTCGGAGCGGCCTCGGCCGACCACTGCACCCACCTGACCGACGCAGACGTCGACGCCCTCGCCAACGGCACCACCGTCGCCACGCTGCTGCCCGGCTGCGAGTTCTCCACCCGCGCCGCCTACCCCGACGCCCGGCGACTCCTCGACGCAGGCGCCACCCTCGCTCTTTCCACCGACTGCAACCCCGGCTCCTCCTTCACCAGCTCCATGCCCTTCTGTATCGCCATCGCCGTACGTGAGATGGGCATGACCCCCGACGAAGCCCTCTGGGCCGCCACCGCCGGGGGAGCCAGGGCCCTGCGCCGCGACGACATCGGCCGCCTCGCACCCGGTGCCCGCGCCGACCTCGCCCTTCTCGACGCCCCCTCCCACGTCCACCTCGCCTACCGGCCCGGCGTACCCCTGGTCTCCGCCGTCTGGCAGGCGGGCCTGCGCCACCTGGACGCCGTGTGAGCGGCAGCCCGCGGCGAGCCGCACGACCCCACCCGAAGGGAACCACTCAGATGGGCGACGAGGCAGCCGCCGCAGCATCCGTGAACGCCGGTACGCACACGGGGGATTCACCCGCCGCCGACCAGCCCAACCCCGATCCGCTGACCGCCACCGTCCACAACAGCGTCCGCCAGCTGCGCGCCGACGCCTGGAGCTCGCTGGGCGAACTCACGCACCGGCCGCCCGGCGAACACGAGGTCGCGCGTCTGGAGGAGCTCTTCCAGCTGCTCACCCCGATCGAGAACTGCTGGGCCTTCCCCGGCAAGGCCGGCCTCGCCGAACTCCGCGGGCTGCACGAGACGGGCGACCACCGGAGGCTGTCACAGCGCGCGGAGGAGCTGAACCGGGCGCTGAGCACCGACTCGTACCACCATGCCGCCTCCCCGCCGATACCGGCCGACGGTCCGGCGGAGGCCGACGACACAGCGGGGTACGACCCGGGCGCGCCGACATCGAAGCCGTACTTCGAGGTCCTGGTCGTCGGTGAACTCGACGACGACGAGGAACGGGCACTGCGCGACGAACTTCGCCGGCAGCGCCGTGACGAGGACGAGTTCGTCTACAGCCTCGTCATCGCCCCTGGCTTCGAGGACGCGGTGGTCACCGCGCTGGTCAACTCCAGCGTGCAGGCGGTCGTCATCCGCCACCGCTTCGCCGACCGGTCCGCGCACGACCTTCAGGTGCTGCGGCGCTTCTTCGAGGGCGACGCCGGGCAGTACATCCCATGCGGCCGACAGCCCGAGCAGCGGGCGCAGTTGCTCGGCGACCGCCTGCTCGCCCTGCGGCCGGAGCTGGACCTCTATCTGATGACGGAGGCATCGGTTGAGCGGACCGCGGGTTCGCTCAGCCGCCGGTTCGCGAGGGTCTTCCACGCCCGCGAGGGCCTCCTCGAACTGCACCTGTCCATCCTGCACGGCATCGGCGAGCGGTACCGCGCGCCCTTCTTCAACGCGCTGCGGGCCCACAGCCGGCGGCCCTCCGGCGTCTTCCACGCCCTGCCCATCTCGCGCGGCACCTCCGTGGTCACCTCCCACTGGATCCCGGACATGGCCCGCTTCTTCGGACTGAACATCCTGCTCGCCGAGACCTCAGCCACCTCCGGCGGCCTGGACTCACTCCTGGAGCCCACCGGCCCGCTGCGTGAGGCCCAGGACCTGGCGGCCCGCGCGTTCGGCGCGCGGCAGACGTACTTCGTCACCAACGGCACCTCCACCGCCAACAAGGTCGTCGTACAGGCCCTGGTCCGGCCCGGCGACGTCGTGCTCGTGGACCGCAACTGCCACAAGTCCCACCACTACGGACTGATGCTGGCCGGCGCCCATGTCGTCTACCTCGACGCGTATCCGCTCGACCAGTACGGCATGTACGGCGCGGTGCCGATCGAAGAGATCAAGCGGAAGCTGCTGATGCTGCGCCGCGAGGGCCTCCTGGACCGGGTGAAACTTCTCCTCCTCACCAACTGCACCTTCGACGGAATCGTCTACAACCCCTCCCGGGTGATGGAGGAGTGTCTGGCTCTCAAGCCGGACCTGGCGTTCCTCTGGGACGAGGCGTGGTTCGCCTTCGCCCGCTTCCACCCCGTCTACCGGCGCCGCACCGCGATGGCCGCGGCCCGGGAGCTGACCGACCGCTACCGGGACGCGGACTACCCCGAGCGGTACGCCGCACACAGGCGGGAGTTGGGGGATGAACCGGACGAAGCGACCTTGCTCAGCCACCGGCTGATGCCCGACCCGGACACCGTGCGGGTCAGGGTCTACGCCACCCAGTCCACGCACAAGACGCTCACGTCACTGCGCCAGGGGTCGATGATCCACGTCTTCGACCAGGAGTTCCGGCACAAGGTGGCGGAAACCTTCCGCGAGGCGTACATGACGCACACCTCGACCTCGCCCAACTACCAGATCCTCGCCTCCCTCGACCTCGGCCGCAGACAGGCCGTGCTGGAGGGTTTCGAACTGGTCCAGAAGCAGCTGGAGCAGGCGGGGGTGCTGCGGGACGCGATCGACCAGCATCCGCTGCTCAGCCGCTACTTGCACTTCCTCACCACACCCGAGCTGATCCCCGCCCGCTTCCGCTCCTCCGGCGTGGAGCAGCCGCTGCGCACCGGGCTGGCCCGTATGTCCGCCGCCTGGCAGGAAGACGAGTTCGTCCTCGATCCCACGCGGGCGACGCTGCACATCGGCCGCACCGGGATCGACGGCGACACCTTCAAGCACGAGCACCTCATGGACCGTTACGGCGTCCAGGTCAACAAGACCACCCGTAACACGCTGCTGTTCATGACCACGATCGGCACCACGCGCAGCGCGGTCGCCTATCTCATCGAGGTCCTCGTAAAGATCGTCGAGGAACTCAGGGAGAACATCGAGGAGATGAACCCGCGCGAACGAGCCGTGCACCACAGGCGGAGAGCCGCTCTCAACGACCGTTCGGCCGCGCTGCCGGACTTCAGCGAGTTCCACGCCGCTTTCCGTCCGGGTGTGCACACCCCGGAGGGCGACCTGCGCACCGCGTTCTTTCTGGCCTACGACGACACCCAGTGCGAATACCTGCCGTCCGACGAGGTCGGAGAGGCCGTCACCGGGGGCCGCGAGGTCGTCTCGGCCACCTTCGTCACCCCCTACCCTCCGGGCTTCCCCGTACTGGTACCGGGACAGGTGATCAACGAAGCGGTGCTGCGGTACATGGAAGCCCTCGACACCCGTGAGATCCACGGATACCGGCCTGACACCGGGTACCGGGTGTTCACCGAATCCGCGTTGAAGGAACAGACCGCGCATCCCGGCCACTTGACGACGGGCGGGACCGGACCAACGGCAGCAGACACAGGCATACGAGGAAGTGAACGAGCGTGACCAGAGAGTTCAGCGTGCTCCGGGCGCACGACCGGACGGTGACGCCCTGGAAGAACGGCGGCGGCATCACCCGCGAGGTCGCCGCGGGCCCGGCCGGGGCCGGACTGGACGATTTCTCCTGGCGGGTGAGTCTCGCCGAGGTCGGGCAGGGGGGACCGTTTTCCACCTTCACCGGGGTCGACCGGGTCATCACCCTCGTGGAGGGGCCGGGGATGGAGCTCACGGTCGACGGGGCACCGCACACGGTCGCCACCCCCAACCAGCCCTTCGCCTTTCCGGGAGACGCGACCACCATCTGCCGACTGCTCAGCGGTCCCATCGTCGATTTCAACGTCATGACCCGGCGGACCAGGGCCACCGCGCACGTCGAAGTGGCCCATGAAGGCTTCTCCCTCGGCACCCGCCGTGGAGAGCTGGTCCTCGTGGTCGCCCTGATGGGCACGGTGACCTTCGACGAGCCAAGCGTGACCCTCGACCGGTTGGACGCGGCCGTGTTCTCCGGCCAGGACGCCGGCGCGGTGCGTGTCGAAGGGGCGGCAGCGATCGTCACCCTCACCCCGGCCTCCGGCTCACCCGGCCTGTGACCGGTGGGACACGAGCGCACGAGGCGATCCGCCGGCCGGCCGGGGCACGCATCAGGCGGGGGGACGGCGGCACCTGTCGCATCCGGCGGGGGGCGATACGGCCGTGCCGGCACCCCAGCACGCTGAGATCCCCAACCCCGTCGCCACCCGGCTGCGGCAGTTGGTGGAGGGCTGTCGGCTGACCCCCGCGCAGGGGCGCATCGCGCAGAGCATGCTGCGTCGCCCAGCTGAGGTGCCGTTCCTCTCCAGCGTCGCGCTGGCCGAGCTGGCGGGCGTCAGTCAGCCGACCGTCACCCGGTTCGCCATGGCTCTGGGCTTCGACGGCTACCCGGCCCTGCGCCGCCACCTGCGGGAGGTCGTCACCGCCGAGCCAGGGTCCGCTGTAGCAGAAGCAAACGTCTACCAGAAGCTGGTCCATGCCGAGATCGACAACCTCAGCAGCCTGGCCACAGCCCTCGCCGACCCGGTGTCCGTCGTCCGCGCGGGCCGGCTGCTCGCCGCCTCTCACCCGCTGCCGGTGCTGGGTCTGCGGGCCGCCGCCGCCCAGGCAGGCGACTTCGCCGGTTTCGCTCGTACGGTGCACCCCGACATCCGGTTGCTCGACGAGGGAGGAACAGTGCTCACCGACCGCATCGACGCCGCCGTGCGGGCCGGCGCATCAGCCCTGCTGTGCTTCGCCCCGCCCGGCCACCCGCGCGAGGTTGTCGACGCCCTGGCCTACGCGCGGGGGGCCGGTCTGACCATCGTCACCGTCACCGACAACTCGTTCGCGTCGGTCGTCCCGCACACCGACCTCCTGCTGTTCGCCGCCGGCACGGCGCACGGGTCCGACACCGTCTGCGCCCCTGTGCTGCTCGGCCGCGTACTGCTGCAGGCCACCTGCCGCACCCTCCCGGGCGGCCGGGTCCGCCTGGCCTGAAGGACTCGACGGCAGCCACGCCGCGGGGGCGGGGGCGGGCGAGTGCTGGGGGAGGGCTGGATGAAGACCCTCCTGCGGGCTACGGCGTCATCATCGATGGGGCGCCCGGTGCGGATCAGCCCGCGTTCTCCGGACGGATCGTGCTGATGCCGTAGCCGGCGCCTGCCCGATCCGTCGCCACCGCAGTCACCCGGGTCAGCCGTTGGCGAGGGCCTTCACGCGGGCGAGCTTCCCATTGAACCGGTCATGGTCACCGACCGTCGCTCCCTTGGAGGTGTACTGCCAGAAGGTCTGGACCTTCCAGCCCGCAGGCAGGACTCCGACGGACGAACCGTAGTGCGGCACCCACAGCGGATTGGTCTTGCCGAACCCGGAGTTGTTCCCCGTACAGGACTTCCACCAGTTGGTGGAGGTGTACACGACGACATCCCGGCTGGTCTTCGCCCTGTAGGTCCTGGAAAAGTCCCTGATCCAGTTGACCATGCCCTGGTGGCTCAGTCCGTAACAGGAGGCTCCGTAGGGGTTGTACTCCAGATCCAGGGCGCCGGGCAGGGTCTTGCCGTCCTTGGACCAGCCGCCGCCGTGAGCGAGGAAGTACTTGGCCTGGGTGGCGCCGCTGGAGGTGTTGGGAGTGGCGAAATGGTAGGAGCCCCGGATGATGCCGGCCCTGTACGACCCGTTGTACTGCTGGGTGAAAGACGGGTTCTTGTAGCTGGTCGACTCCGTCGCCTTTACGTAGGCAAACCTCACGCCGGCCTTCCGGAGCGTGGACCATGCGACGTTGTGCTGATAACTGCTGACGTCGACGCCCTCTGTGCCCCAGGCGGCGGCGAGTGCGACGCCACTCCTGCTGGTGTCCTCATGTCTGAGGATCTGGGAGCCGGCGAAGTCATCCCCGGGGTGGGAGGGCTCGGGGACGCCGGTGGCGGCGCCTGCGGAACTGGACAACACGAGAGCCAGGGCTGGAATACCCACGGCCAGAGCGGCCAGGACAGTCGACATCTGGCGAGGTGTGGCGGGCACAGACATGAGACGCCTCCAAGGGTCAAGCCCAGCCTGCGCGGAGTCCGGGGGGACACACCGTCAGGCGCGCGGAAGGCGCGGCTCATGTCACCCGATACGCCGTACGGAGGATGGCGGTCGAAGCGGCAACCGGGCCCTGACCGAGACCGATGGTCTCGGCAACGGGGCTATCTTCGGCTACGACACCGGTGGATTCGAGCACACCGTCACCGACGCCGGCGGGGCGATGACCGTCACAGGCCAGACGTGCGCGGCAACGTGGTCTCCTCGACCACCTGTCAGGACCAGGCGGCCAACCACTGCTCGCGGCGGTCGTCTGCTGAGCACGCCCGTCGACGGCGGTGCCCTCGATCTGGGTGCCACCTGGTTCTGGCCGGGGGAGGTGCGCGTTGCCGCGCGGGCCGCACGGACCGGGGGACAGCGTCTGTCCGGGAACGCAGTCCTCCACGACGGAGCGGGCGCTCGTCGTTGCCCGGACAACATGATCGACGTTCCGGCCTGCCGTTTGCTGGCCAGGGCTCAGCGCTCGGCCTTGGTATCCGCGGCGGCGCTCCCCGAAGGACTGGAGCCATGAGCCCTGGAGTGCCCCGGCCTCCGTGCACGCACCCACCGACTGCTCCCTCTTGGGCCGCCCCTTCGACCGGCAGCCAGCCCTGGGCGGCCGGACCGGCTGAACCGGGCCTCGACCGAGACGGGCGCCGACCAAGCCGGGCCGAAGGCCCCTGCCTCCGGGGAACGTGCGGCGCACTCCGTTCTGCCCTCGGCGCGACGCGACGGCGTCACGTCCGGCTGACACGGGGAGCGGGTCCGGGCGTACCGGCTACCGCTTGAAGTCCATTTCCTCGATGCGTGTCTGCACAGTGCGGCCGCTTTCCCAGGCGTTGGCTCCCGGTGCCACGTCCGGCATGGGGATGTCCGCCCGGTTTTCCCGCTTGCCGGAAGTCGAGATGCCGAGCCTGTCGTCCCGGGCCTGGACCATCTCGTCCGCGGCCTGCCCGTCCTGGGTGAAGCCCATCATCAGCTGCGGGATTCCGTAGGGGAAGTCGTCGCGGTCGTACTGCCACGTGTGGAAGGTCTTCCCGTAGGTGGTCACGAGGTCCTCGAAGTAGGCGTGTTCGGCCATATCGGGGATACCGGGGGCGGTGAGACTGCCGGACTTGACCTCGTAGTGGTGACTGTGCCAAAGCCGCTTCTCGTCATCGGGCAGACCGCGGAAACGTTCCTCGCTGATGATGTACTCGATGCCGATCAGGCGGGCGTCGGGCGCATTGCGGTCGAAGATCACGCACTGGTGCAGGTCGTGCTGGAGATGGATGCAGAAGTGTGTGGCCTCCACCTGCCGACCCATGTCGTCGGCGTACATGTGGAAGCCGTTGAGATACGTACTCATCGCGTCGAGGGGGTATTTCGGCTGCATCGCGCCGGCGGCCAGGTCCAGCGCCCGGTGTTTGAGCGGATGCCCCTTCCCGATCTTGCTGATCGTGGTCATCTTGCGGCCGAACAGGAGGCCGACCGCAGCTGTCACGCCTGCTGCGACGCCGATGCCTACGGTGGCGGCCGGTCCGAGACCGGAGCGACCCGGGCGATATGTGTTGTGGATGAACCCCATGCGTGGTTTTGTACCCCTGGCGCTGGACTCGTAACAGCCTCCGACGCGATCAGGGAACGGAAAGAGCAGCCAAGCCCCGAAAAAATAGCGCTCCGATCGGACGCTGTTGTCCCGTTGCGCCGACTGGCGCTGTCGCCCCCGGGCACGACGACGTATCCGTACTCACTGGAGTCCTGGGTTGCGCCCCTCGTCGCCTTTCGGCCCGCAGCACCCATTGCTGTTCCTCCAGTTGGGCAGCGGCTGAAGGCCGGCGGCGTCCTCCGGGTTTGTCAGCACTGTGTGTCGTCTGCCCGCGGAGATGACGAATCCATCTCCGGGGCAGATCACAGGTCCGCGCGGCTGAGCCGGCTTGGGGTTCTCCTGATCCTCCTGCACGACGTAGGGAGGCCCCCAAGGCTCGGGATCGATCGCGTAGCGGCCCCGGGGAACAGTGGAAGGTGCCTCGTGTGTCTTCTTCTCCTGCTCGCGTTCGCCGTCCGAAAGCTCAGAGGCAGCGGCAAGCCTGGCCAGCTCCGGCGTGATCGCAGCGCCACACTTGGAACAGAGGAAGACGGTCACCCCCTCGTTGTAGCGCTCAGGCCTGATCTGCAGCCGCAGCGGGCAGCCGACCCAGGGACGCGCAGAAGACGGCCGCGGGCGCCGTGACCGAGCATGCCCAGCCAGGAGCGCTTGGCTTGTCACGGAGTCGATGGTGGACAACGCCTGTGGGGCGAGGGAGGTCACGCGTCTCCCTGGAAGGACGGCTCTCACGTGCTGCGGCCCACCTACGCCACGATTGTGCTGGAGGCCGCAGAGTCTGTCCTGACCCTGGCGCGGTGGCTCGGGCCCTCCTCGCCTGCGATCACCCTCGGTTACTATGCTCACCTCATGCCGTAGGCCGGAAACAAGGGGCCGGAAGCAAGGGGCGCCGCCATCGACGGACTGCTCGGGGAGTGGAGGGATCGGCATGCCGGTCGGGACTCCCAGATTCTCCCCACGCCCGTTGAAGGGTGATTGCCGCTGCTACGCCCTTCCAGAGTTGGCCGCGGCTCGCAAAGCTGAAGAAACAGGTGGCCTGGGAAAATGCTGAGAGAGGTCACCGCGACCCGCTACGTCACGCCCCTGCGTGAGGGCGGATCGCTCCCCGGGATCGTCGAGGCCGACGACCTCGGTACGTATGTCATGAAGTTCACCGGCGCCGGGCAGGGCCGTAAGACGCTCGTGGCCGAGGTCATCTGTGGTCAGCTCGGCCGCAGGCTCGGGCTGCGTGTGCCCGAGCTCGTACAGATGCAGCTGGACCCCGTCATCGGGCTGTCCGAGCCCGACCAGGAGGTGCAGGAGCTGCTGAAGGCCAGCGGCGGGCTGAACCTCGGGATGGACTACCTGCCGGGGTCGCTCGGCTTCGATCCGCTCGCTTACCAGGTCGGCCCGGAGGAGGCCGGGCGGATCGTCTGGTTCGACGCGGTGATCAACAACGTCGACCGCTCCTGGCGCAACCCCAACATGCTTGTCTGGCACGGCGATCTCTGGCTCATCGACCACGGCGCCACCATGATCTGGCACCACAACTGGCCCTCCGCGAAGAACTACGGCAGCAAGCCGTACGACGCGTCCGACCACGTCCTTGCCACCTTCGCCCCCGATGTGGCGTCCGCCGCCGCCGAGCTGGCTCCGCTGGTCACCGAGGAGCTGCTCACCGAGGTCGCCGCCGATGTGCCGGAAGCCTGGCTGGAGGAGGAGGCCGGCTTCGGTACCACCGATGAGCTGCGGCGCGCGTATGTGGAGGTCCTGCTGGAGAGGGCCGCATCCGTGCACACCCGGATCACGTTCGGGCCGCAGACCCCCACCGGCCCGTCCCGCGCCCCCGGCTGGCTCGCCGAGCGCCTCGCGCCCCCCGCACGGCAGCAGGACGAGAAGAAGGACGGCACCCGGTGACCGGTCGTGATCCCGGTCACCGGGATGTCTACGAGTACGCGCTGGTGCGGGTGATGCCACGGGTCGACCGCGGCGAGATGTTCAACGCGGGAGTCCTGGTCTACTGCCGGGCCAGGTCGTTCGTCGTCGCACGCACGCACCTGGACGAGGCGAAGCTGAAGATGCTCGACCCGCACGCAGACGTCGTCGGGGTACGCGCCGCGCTGCGCGCCGTTGAAGGGGTCTGCCATGGTGGCGAGGCGGCCGGCCAGGCGGGCCCCGACGACGCGGGGCGCCGGTTCCGCTGGCTGATCGCCCCCCGTTCGACGGTCGTACAGCCCGGTCCTGTGCACACCGGGCTGACCACCGACCCGGGCGCGGAGGCCGACCGGCTGCTCGCGTTGCTGGTGCGCTGACGGGGTGGCACCCGGTGTGACGTTCACTGCTGATCCCGTGTGCCGTTGACACCGGGTGCCAGGCCTTCTAGCGTCTCGTCTGCTGAAGGTACTAAGCGGTTGCTCAGTAATTGGGGGCCGCGATCCGAGGGCGAGGAGAGCCAGTATGTCCACCACTGAGCAGCGTGTTGCCATCGTGACCGGGGCCGCGCGCGGCATTGGCGCCGCCACCGCTGTACGTCTGGCGGCGGAGGGCCGCGCCGTCGCCGTACTCGACCTCGACGAGGCGGCCTGCAAGGACACCGTCGAGCAGATCACCTCCGCGGGCGGCCGGTCCATCGCTGTGAGCTGTGATGTCTCGGACAGCACCCAGGTCGAAGCTGCGGTTGCCCGGGTCGCGGCCGAGCTCGGCGCCCCGACGATCCTCGTCAACAACGCCGGTGTCCTCCGCGACAACCTGCTCTTCAAGATGAGCGAGTCGGACTGGGACATGGTCATGAACGTCCACCTCAAGGGTGCGTTCCTGATGTCCAAGGCTGTCCAGAAGCACATGGTGGATGCCAAGTTCGGCCGGATCGTCAGCCTGTCCTCCAGCTCGGCGCTGGGCAACCGCGGCCAGGCGAACTACTCCGCCGTGAAGGCCGGCCTCCAGGGCTTCACCAAGACGCTCGCCAAGGAGCT
This window harbors:
- the hutI gene encoding imidazolonepropionase: MAHATTTLVTNIGSLVTNDPSLDAGPLGLLRDAAVLIEGTDIAWVGPAGTAPAAEHRVDAQGRAVIPGFVDSHNHLIFAGDRTEEFNARMSGRSYSAGGIRTTVAATREASDDELGSNLARYVAEALRQGTTTLETKSGYGLTPEQEARALRVAGEHTDEVTYLGAHIVAPEYADDPAGYVDLVTGPMLDACAPYARWIDVFCEKGAFDGDQARAILTAGAAKGLIPRMHANQLSHGPGVQLAVELGAASADHCTHLTDADVDALANGTTVATLLPGCEFSTRAAYPDARRLLDAGATLALSTDCNPGSSFTSSMPFCIAIAVREMGMTPDEALWAATAGGARALRRDDIGRLAPGARADLALLDAPSHVHLAYRPGVPLVSAVWQAGLRHLDAV
- a CDS encoding HutD/Ves family protein, yielding MTREFSVLRAHDRTVTPWKNGGGITREVAAGPAGAGLDDFSWRVSLAEVGQGGPFSTFTGVDRVITLVEGPGMELTVDGAPHTVATPNQPFAFPGDATTICRLLSGPIVDFNVMTRRTRATAHVEVAHEGFSLGTRRGELVLVVALMGTVTFDEPSVTLDRLDAAVFSGQDAGAVRVEGAAAIVTLTPASGSPGL
- a CDS encoding OBAP family protein; this encodes MGFIHNTYRPGRSGLGPAATVGIGVAAGVTAAVGLLFGRKMTTISKIGKGHPLKHRALDLAAGAMQPKYPLDAMSTYLNGFHMYADDMGRQVEATHFCIHLQHDLHQCVIFDRNAPDARLIGIEYIISEERFRGLPDDEKRLWHSHHYEVKSGSLTAPGIPDMAEHAYFEDLVTTYGKTFHTWQYDRDDFPYGIPQLMMGFTQDGQAADEMVQARDDRLGISTSGKRENRADIPMPDVAPGANAWESGRTVQTRIEEMDFKR
- a CDS encoding MurR/RpiR family transcriptional regulator — encoded protein: MPNPVATRLRQLVEGCRLTPAQGRIAQSMLRRPAEVPFLSSVALAELAGVSQPTVTRFAMALGFDGYPALRRHLREVVTAEPGSAVAEANVYQKLVHAEIDNLSSLATALADPVSVVRAGRLLAASHPLPVLGLRAAAAQAGDFAGFARTVHPDIRLLDEGGTVLTDRIDAAVRAGASALLCFAPPGHPREVVDALAYARGAGLTIVTVTDNSFASVVPHTDLLLFAAGTAHGSDTVCAPVLLGRVLLQATCRTLPGGRVRLA
- a CDS encoding IclR family transcriptional regulator; the encoded protein is MSTVPAAAQVLAVLRYLARQAGPVPAAAISRDVGLPRSTTYHLLDTLAREDFVIHLPEERRYGLGVSAFELASGYSRQAPFERLARLPLAQLVDRTGHNAHLALLHGREVLYVIEERAPGRAPLVSDVGVRLPAHLTASGRAVLARLSRAQVRALFPDASAFVSRNETGPNSLSALGNLLVEVRRRGYATEEGEVTRGFSSVAAAVLDHSAHPIAGVAVTFPGAAVGPEERERIAGHVSRTARELTRRVGGVLEAPRSMEEGPARGV
- a CDS encoding lysozyme, coding for MSTVLAALAVGIPALALVLSSSAGAATGVPEPSHPGDDFAGSQILRHEDTSRSGVALAAAWGTEGVDVSSYQHNVAWSTLRKAGVRFAYVKATESTSYKNPSFTQQYNGSYRAGIIRGSYHFATPNTSSGATQAKYFLAHGGGWSKDGKTLPGALDLEYNPYGASCYGLSHQGMVNWIRDFSRTYRAKTSRDVVVYTSTNWWKSCTGNNSGFGKTNPLWVPHYGSSVGVLPAGWKVQTFWQYTSKGATVGDHDRFNGKLARVKALANG
- a CDS encoding aminotransferase class I/II-fold pyridoxal phosphate-dependent enzyme, yielding MGDEAAAAASVNAGTHTGDSPAADQPNPDPLTATVHNSVRQLRADAWSSLGELTHRPPGEHEVARLEELFQLLTPIENCWAFPGKAGLAELRGLHETGDHRRLSQRAEELNRALSTDSYHHAASPPIPADGPAEADDTAGYDPGAPTSKPYFEVLVVGELDDDEERALRDELRRQRRDEDEFVYSLVIAPGFEDAVVTALVNSSVQAVVIRHRFADRSAHDLQVLRRFFEGDAGQYIPCGRQPEQRAQLLGDRLLALRPELDLYLMTEASVERTAGSLSRRFARVFHAREGLLELHLSILHGIGERYRAPFFNALRAHSRRPSGVFHALPISRGTSVVTSHWIPDMARFFGLNILLAETSATSGGLDSLLEPTGPLREAQDLAARAFGARQTYFVTNGTSTANKVVVQALVRPGDVVLVDRNCHKSHHYGLMLAGAHVVYLDAYPLDQYGMYGAVPIEEIKRKLLMLRREGLLDRVKLLLLTNCTFDGIVYNPSRVMEECLALKPDLAFLWDEAWFAFARFHPVYRRRTAMAAARELTDRYRDADYPERYAAHRRELGDEPDEATLLSHRLMPDPDTVRVRVYATQSTHKTLTSLRQGSMIHVFDQEFRHKVAETFREAYMTHTSTSPNYQILASLDLGRRQAVLEGFELVQKQLEQAGVLRDAIDQHPLLSRYLHFLTTPELIPARFRSSGVEQPLRTGLARMSAAWQEDEFVLDPTRATLHIGRTGIDGDTFKHEHLMDRYGVQVNKTTRNTLLFMTTIGTTRSAVAYLIEVLVKIVEELRENIEEMNPRERAVHHRRRAALNDRSAALPDFSEFHAAFRPGVHTPEGDLRTAFFLAYDDTQCEYLPSDEVGEAVTGGREVVSATFVTPYPPGFPVLVPGQVINEAVLRYMEALDTREIHGYRPDTGYRVFTESALKEQTAHPGHLTTGGTGPTAADTGIRGSERA